In a genomic window of Hypanus sabinus isolate sHypSab1 unplaced genomic scaffold, sHypSab1.hap1 scaffold_2068, whole genome shotgun sequence:
- the LOC132387642 gene encoding gastrula zinc finger protein XlCGF26.1-like — MAHQRVHTRERPFTCSVCDKRFTHSSTLWKHQRVHTGEKPYICSVCGKRFTESSTLLVHQRVHTGEKPFTCSVCGKGFTRLSHLQSHERVHTGERPFTCSVCGKGFTDPSNLQRHQRVHTGEKPFICSECGKEFTELSNLQSHQRVHTGEKPFTCSECGKGFTDSSTLQSHQRVHTGEKPFTCSECGKGFTHLSNLRRHQRVHTGEKPFTCSECGKEFTELSNLQSHQRVHTGEKPFTCSECGKGFTDSSTLQSHQRVHTGEKPFTCSECGKGFTHLSNLRRHQRVHTGEKPFTCSECGKGFSESSTLLVHQRVHTGEKPFTCSECGKGFTASSTLHSHQRVHTGQKPFTCSVCGKGFTRSSNLQSHQQVHTGERPFTCSVCGKRFSHSSTLQNHQRVHTGEKPFTCSVCGKRFTQSSQVQSHLRVHTGEKPFTCSECGKGFTQLSQLLSHQRVHTREKPFTCSVCGKGFTDPSNLQSHQRVHTGKKPFTCSECGKGFAQSSQLLSHQRVHTDERPFPCSVCGKRFTHSSTLQRHQRVHTGEKPFTCSVCGKRFTRSSDLQSHHRIHTGKKPFTCSECGKRFTHSSTLQNHQRVHTGERPFPCSVCGKRFTRSSTLQRHQQVHNGEWPLL, encoded by the coding sequence atggctcaccagcgagttcacaccagggagcggccgttcacctgctcagtctgtgataagagattcactcactcttccaccctatggaaacaccagcgagttcatactggggagaagccatacatctgctcagtctgtgggaagagattcactgagtcatccaccctactggtacatcagcgagttcacactggggagaagccgttcacctgctctgtctgtgggaagggatttactcggttatcccacctacagagtcacgagcgagttcacactggggagaggcctttcacctgctcagtatgtgggaagggattcactgatccatccaacctacagagacatcagcgagttcacactggggagaagccgttcatctgctcagaatgtgggaaagaattcactgagttatccaacctgcagagtcaccagcgagttcacactggggagaaaccgttcacctgctcagagtgtgggaaaggattcactgattcatccaccctacagagtcatcagcgagttcacactggagagaagccgttcacctgctcagaatgtgggaaagggttcactcatttatccaacctacggagacaccagagagttcacactggggagaagccatttacctgctcagaatgtgggaaagaattcactgagttatccaacctgcagagtcaccagcgagttcacactggggagaaaccgttcacctgctcagagtgtgggaaaggattcactgattcatccaccctacagagtcatcagcgagttcacactggagagaagccgttcacctgctcagaatgtgggaaagggttcactcatttatccaacctacggagacaccagagagttcacactggggagaagccatttacctgctcagaatgtggtaaaggattcagtgagtcatccaccctactggtacatcagcgagttcacactggggagaagccgttcacctgctcagaatgtgggaaaggatttactgcTTCATCCACCCTGCATAGTCACCAGcgcgttcacactgggcagaagcctttcacctgctcagtctgtgggaaaggattcactcggtcatccaacctacagagtcatcagcaagttcacactggagagaggccattcacctgctcagtctgtgggaagagattctctcattcatccaccctacagaatcatcagcgagttcacactggggagaagccattcacctgctcagtctgtgggaagagattcactcagtcatcccaagtaCAGAGtcatctgcgagttcacactggggagaagccgttcacctgttcagaatgtgggaagggatttactcagttatcccaactactgagtcatcagcgagttcacactagggagaagccgttcacctgctcagtctgtgggaagggattcactgatccatccaacctacagagtcatcagcgagttcacactgggaagaagccgttcacctgttcagaatgtgggaagggatttgcacagtcatcccaactactgagtcatcagcgagttcatactgatgAGAGACCATtcccctgctcagtctgtggaaagagattcacacattcatccaccctacagagacaccagcgagttcacactggggagaagccattcacctgctcagtctgtgggaagagattcactcggtcatctgacctacagagtcatcatcgaattcacactgggaagaagccattcacttgctcagaatgtgggaagagattcactcattcatccaccctacagaatcaccagcgagttcacactggggagaggccattcccctgctcagtatgtgggaagagattcactcgctcttccaccctgcagagacatcagcaagttcacaatggggagtggccattgttatga